The sequence below is a genomic window from Candidatus Acetothermia bacterium.
CAGAGATGGCCGTGAAAGCCCTTCACATGAAGCTAGGCCAGATTGCGTGGGGGCACTCCGTGGTGGATCTCCTCGAGGCCTTGCCTGAAAAGGTGAGACCAGACCGAGAATTCTTGGACAAGGCCAGGGTCCTCGACAAATACTACATTCCCACCCGGTATCCCAACGCTCACCCCGCTGGCCCGGCCCATCGCCATTACATGGCGAAGGAAGCTCACGAGGCGACCACCTTGGCCAGGGAGGTCTTGGAGTACTGTGAGCGTAAGAGTCTGGAGGATTGATCGGGAGGCCATTTTGGCCCGGCTGACCCGTTGGGCGAGCGAGCTCGCGCAGGACGACAACGTGCTTGCCGTGGTGCTTTTCGGATCATTGGCGCGTGGAGATCATACTGGCGCGAGCGATGCGGATGTTTTGATCCTCCTAGGTCACTCTTCGTGCCGTTTCGACGAGCGCATCCCTTCCTTCCTCCCCACGGGCATCGGAATTGGGGTCGATGTGTTCCCGTACACCTTGGAGGAGGCCGCGCGGGCCGTGGAGGAAAGGTGGGGAGTGGTGGAAGTGGCGCTGCGGGAAGGCCTTCCCCTGTTCGAGCGGAGGGAGAAGCTCGGTCGGCTCCGGTCTCTTTTGGGCCCAGGTTTTGAAAAGACAGGGTGAAACCCCAAGGTTGGTACCGCAGTTACAGGAAGCGTTCACGCGACGTGATATTGTCCATCTTGGCCTTGGCAACACTTCTGCCGATAGCCCCAGTGGTGGCGTCGGTTATCCTGGTCTCCATGGGCTCACCTGTGCTCTTCCGCCAAGTGCGCCCTGGGCTGCACGGGCGGCCGTTCACGCCCTACAAGTTCCGCACGATGATAGCCCTGCACGATAAGCAAGGGAACTTGCTTCCGGATGAGCAGAGGCTGACACAGCTTGGGCGCCGCGGTGGTAGAAGACCTGCCGCCGCGCGTGACCCCTGTTGGGACCCCCGCCAAGCCGATGAAAAGATCTCCATGACGGAGGGGGAAGCCATGAAAGAGCTCGTTCCCATGTCGAAGGGCGCTGCTCCTCATTTCCAGGACGTCATTGAGCTGGTTAAGGGATATAGCCAAGCTCGATCCCGGCGTTAAGGAGCGCATCCGGCAAGCCTTGGAGAGGTACGCACAGGATCCTGTCCACTACGCTTCAGAAGATGGCTGATCCCACGCTCTTGAACAAGCAGGGCGTGATTGTAGCGAGGCGCGGGAAGGCGTGTAGTGGGGAAAGGCCCATGGCATCGGGATTGGTGTCGCAGCACGAGGGATGCCTGGGAGCGTCTGGGGAACTAGCCTAAGCTTGCTTTAGCTCGCATGAGCATGTACGATCACCTCGGGTGATCGCCCGTGCTCAAGACATACGTCGCTAAGCTTGAAGAACGCCAGATCGAGGCATTGCGGGAGTTGTCCAAGGAAACAGGGGTCCCCCAAGCCGAGCTCCTGCGCCAGGCGGTTGACCTGCTGCTCGAAAAACGGGCTGCTGAGCGAGAACGGCTGGAGTTTCTCAGGCGCGTGGATCAGGATCTAGATGAGGACCGTGAGGCGATGGAGCGGCTGGCTCGCCTGTGAGGTACCTCACAGGCGAGGAAGTCGTTGTCGTCCATGAGCGGGTCCTGGCCAGGTTTGGCGGGGCTGGGGGCATCCGTGATTGGGGCTTGCTCGACTCCGCCGTGCAGCGTCCTCGGGGGGCCTTCGGTGGGGAGAACTTGTACCCTGACCTGTTCGCCAAGGCCGCCGCACTAGGACACTCCCTCGTTCTCAACCACCCGTTTGTTGACGGCAACAAGCGGACAGCCTAGGAAAGCATGAAGCGTTTCCTTGCGGAGAACGGATATCGGCTCAGGACCGCGAGCGACGAGATCGTCGACCTAATGCTTCGCATCGAGGATAAGGCCTTAGGCGTGGAGCAGACTGTGGATTGGCTTCGTCAGCGGACAATCTCCCCCTGACGGGTGACTCGGGTGGCAAAGGAGGGGAACCGTGGAGCTGAAGGTGGTGCGGATCGAGAAGCCGGACGAGGTGAACCTGATCCTGGGGCAGGCCCACTTCATCAAGACCGTGGAGGACCTGCACGAGACCTTGGTCACCCAGGTGCCGGGGGCCAAGTTTGCTCTTGCGTTTTGCGAGTCGTCCGGGCCGGCGCTCGTGCGGTGGTCGGGCACCGACCCCGAGCTCACCGAGCTCGCCAAGAAGAACGCCCTGGCCCTTGCGTGCGGCCATAGTTTCATCGTGTTCCTGCGGGGCCTTTATCCCATCAACGTGCTCAACGCGGTGAAGATGGTGCCCGAGGTGTGCCGCATCTTCTGCGCCACCGCCAACCCGGTAGAGGTGATCGTGGCCGAGACCGAGCAGGGGCGGGGCATCCTCGGGGTGATCGACGGGGTCAAGACCAAGGGCGTGGAGTCCGAGCCCGAGATTGCCGAACGCAAGGCCTTCCTCCGCACGATCGGGTACAAGCTGGGCTGACCTTGTCACCCTCTCTCCGACCCTCCCCCATCGAGGGGGAGGGGGTTGTGCCCCTTCTCCCCTTTGCGGATCCCTTCTCCCCGTTGTGGGTTCCCATTTATCCCTCTTCCCCGGGTGGGAGAGGGCGGGGGTGAGGGGGCGCCTTTCCTTGCCCGGGCAGTGCCCGAAGGCCGATCATGCTGACCATGTTTCCCGGAAGCGGAGGTGGACGATGAGCACCCGGGTAACGAAGAAAATGGTCACCCCCTTTGAGGCCTGTGGCGCGAGCGGGGCGATACTGATGATCAACCTTTATGACCCTCAAATCCCCACGTGCGTTTGTTCCTCGAGGCCGCGGAGGGGCGGAATTGCCCCTCCTCATCGTGGGGAACAAGCTGGACCTCGTATCGGAAGGGGACGTGCGCCGGGTGCAGGCGGAGCTCGGCATGGAGTTCCCCACGATGTCGCTTCTTTCGGGGACGAATGTGGCCGAGGTCACCGCGGAAGTCGAGAGGAGGTTTCCCCCGGGCTCGCGGATCGTGGTCCTTGGGATCTTCAACTCGGGCAAAACGAGCCTTATCGCCCGCCTGACCGGAAAGGAGTTGAAGATCGGGGACTTGCCGGGCACCACCCTCGAGTTCGAGGAGCATCCCTGGAACGGTCGGGTCCTGATCGACTCGGTAGGCCAAGTGATCGATGTGAACCGGCACTTCATGGTGGGCTACGATTTCACGGGTTGTCAAAGTCCAGAGGCGATGTTCGAGAAGGCCCTGCGGCTTGAGGCAGAGGGCATTCTGTCCTCTCTTGTCACGGCACGGGATGGGTTCATCACGGCGCTCCAGGGGATCTACGGCCGGGTTTCCGCCGGAGGAAAGATCGTGACCACCGGAGCGGGGGCATCGGCGTTGGTAGCGGAGGAGATCGCTGGGCAGTGCTACGAGACCGGGGTTCCGTGTCTATGCATCACCAACAACATGGCCCAGGCGCTGCCGGTATCGTTCGCCAAGGGCACAGCCGAGGAAGAAGGCGGCCTTGCCCGGTACATCGCCGATTCCGTTGGCCCGCGTGATGTGCTCATCGGGATCCCCGCCTCCGGGGGGACGGGGTTCGTCTACGAGGCCCTCCGCTTGGCCCGGGCCAAAGGTGCCCTGACCGTCGCCATCACAGAGAACAAGGATACCCCGCTGGGAAAGAATGCCGATGTGATCATCAAGAGCAACGCCAAGCCCGAGGGGCCATCCAGCACCAGGATTCAGACCGCTCACTTGGCGATCGGACATGCGCTGGTGTGCATCCTCGCCGCCCTCCGCGGGGTGACTGCCGAAGAGTCCATCCAGTTCATGCTCCCGGAGTGCATCGCCACCAAGAAAATGGGGATCAAGTGAGGGCCTGCGGCGATCGTTCCCACTGGCTCCTGTTTTAGCAACCGGTTCAGCTTGCGACCTGGGGCCATGGCAAGCTGCGAAGAAAGGGACGATCGCCGGAGGTGACCCCGGCCGATGCTCTCGCCAGCCTGGCGGTGGCGTGGGCGGCAACCCATGCCGGCGCCTTTCCCCCGATCCCCCGGACCACCGACGCCTTCCCGACGAGCGGGGAGCCCTTGTAGGAAGATCGTGCCGGTGGGGGGCTGGGCCGTCAGGGTCCGCCGTACCGCCGGTAGAGGATCAAGGCATTGGGCCCACGCTGGAACCCGAGGCCCCGCAGAACCTCCTCTAGGGGGCTTCCCAGCACCGGCTGCCCGTTCCAGGTGCGGACGGTGAGCCGGCGGAGTGGGCCCTCGACGAGCTTTGCCAGGGAGGCCAGCGCCTCCTTTCGCTCGGCCTCGGAAAGCTGGGCGAGCTCGGTGACCCGCTCCCCCCAGCCCTCGATCACCAGCACGGGTAGACCTCCGCGGAGGACGAGGAACGTCCCCGGTCCCCGCCGCAGGCGCCACTCCGGATCGGTGGGGTGCGGCACCGGGAACGGGGCCCCCGCCCCGTACAGCACTGCCGGGTCGGACGTGGGGATCAGCATCCAGTCCTCCTCCGACCGGGCGAGGTCGGCCAGTGCCGTGTCGGGAGCGAACTGGGCCCCGGCCAAGCCCTCCACGAGGAGACCCCGCTCCAGTTCCCCCCGCCACTCGAGGCGGGTGAGGAGAGGGTAGAGCTCGCCCCACGCCACGGCCGCCCCATCCAGGGCCAGGATCCCCCGGGAGAGGACCCCATATCGGGCGAGGAGGAGCTGCGCCAGGTTCCCCCGCTCCTCCTCGGTGAGGTCTCCGGCCGGCATGGGGACGAGGGACCACCGTCCGCTTCCGCCCTGCCAGACCCTGGTCTTGCTGACTTCTCGGGGAGGCGGGCCGGCCTGAAGCGGGGAGAGCCCGTCGACTGTCACGAGCCCGGCCCGGGCGAGCTCCCACAGGAGCACCGCACAACGCGCCGCGGGGATCCCAAGGTCCCCGGCAAGCTCGACGAGGAAGCTCGCCCCCCGAGCGGCGAGGCGTTTCCTCAGCGCCTCTGCCTCCGGGGAAAGCTCTCCGCCTGCCGGCGGGGGGTAGGCCTTCCCGAGCCACGGGAGGTCGTCCCGCCGGGCGAACGCGGCCGCCAGGTCCCGCCCGGCCCCGGGCCGGCCCAGCCACAGGAACTCCCCGCTGCGGAGGAGATCCTCCACCCACCCCGTGCGGTACCCCTCCACCCGCGCCGGCAAGGCCTCGCCGTCCCACAGGGCCCACGGGAGCGCGATCCCCTGGAGCTCCCTCAGGACCTGGGCCACGCCCTCCGGCCCGGAGAGGTGCGTGCCCGGCGTGCGGTGCTGGTGGCGGAGCACGTATCCTTGCAGGGCGGCCGGGCCGTACGCCCGGGCCCGCCCGCGGCGCGCGGCCAGGGTCCGGCGGCGCAGGCGCTCCAGGGTCTCCCGGCGCGTCCAGCACCGCTCGCCGCGCCAGGTCACGGCCACGAACGGGGGGCCGGCCAGGGCGGCCTCGATCGTCTCCGCGGG
It includes:
- a CDS encoding HEPN domain-containing protein, whose translation is MNRYKDWLDQAMGNLGHAERSLAMTDYAWACFAAQQAAEMAVKALHMKLGQIAWGHSVVDLLEALPEKVRPDREFLDKARVLDKYYIPTRYPNAHPAGPAHRHYMAKEAHEATTLAREVLEYCERKSLED
- a CDS encoding nucleotidyltransferase domain-containing protein — its product is MSVRVWRIDREAILARLTRWASELAQDDNVLAVVLFGSLARGDHTGASDADVLILLGHSSCRFDERIPSFLPTGIGIGVDVFPYTLEEAARAVEERWGVVEVALREGLPLFERREKLGRLRSLLGPGFEKTG
- a CDS encoding sugar transferase, which gives rise to MKPQGWYRSYRKRSRDVILSILALATLLPIAPVVASVILVSMGSPVLFRQVRPGLHGRPFTPYKFRTMIALHDKQGNLLPDEQRLTQLGRRGGRRPAAARDPCWDPRQADEKISMTEGEAMKELVPMSKGAAPHFQDVIELVKGYSQARSRR
- a CDS encoding ribbon-helix-helix domain-containing protein — protein: MLKTYVAKLEERQIEALRELSKETGVPQAELLRQAVDLLLEKRAAERERLEFLRRVDQDLDEDREAMERLARL
- a CDS encoding adenosine-specific kinase, with protein sequence MELKVVRIEKPDEVNLILGQAHFIKTVEDLHETLVTQVPGAKFALAFCESSGPALVRWSGTDPELTELAKKNALALACGHSFIVFLRGLYPINVLNAVKMVPEVCRIFCATANPVEVIVAETEQGRGILGVIDGVKTKGVESEPEIAERKAFLRTIGYKLG
- a CDS encoding SIS domain-containing protein, giving the protein MPLLIVGNKLDLVSEGDVRRVQAELGMEFPTMSLLSGTNVAEVTAEVERRFPPGSRIVVLGIFNSGKTSLIARLTGKELKIGDLPGTTLEFEEHPWNGRVLIDSVGQVIDVNRHFMVGYDFTGCQSPEAMFEKALRLEAEGILSSLVTARDGFITALQGIYGRVSAGGKIVTTGAGASALVAEEIAGQCYETGVPCLCITNNMAQALPVSFAKGTAEEEGGLARYIADSVGPRDVLIGIPASGGTGFVYEALRLARAKGALTVAITENKDTPLGKNADVIIKSNAKPEGPSSTRIQTAHLAIGHALVCILAALRGVTAEESIQFMLPECIATKKMGIK